A stretch of Paenibacillus sp. URB8-2 DNA encodes these proteins:
- the mqnC gene encoding cyclic dehypoxanthinyl futalosine synthase produces MGSIDRILNKALQGERLGLEDTVRLFESNEIEKMGAAADVIMKRWHPEPITTFVIGRNINYTNICDVYCRFCAFYRRPGSEEGYVLPDETIFDKIRETVAVDGTEILMQGGTNPNLPFDYYTNLLRNIKERFPGITMHSFSPAEIMKMKEISGLSLEETVRQIHAAGLDSLPGGGAEILDNRTRRKISRLKGSWHDWMDVMRTAHRIGMNTTATMVIGLGESMEERALHLLRVREAQDECIEHNYNSEGFLAFISWTFQPDNTNLKLDRQTPEEYLKTVAVSRLVLDNIKNFQSSWVTMGPEVGKLSLQYGCNDFGSTMIEENVVSSAGATYKVNIESILQIIREAGKIPATRNTQYDILKVFDDVSAKVQSDFVMQN; encoded by the coding sequence ATGGGATCAATCGATCGCATTTTGAATAAAGCGCTCCAGGGTGAACGCCTTGGGCTTGAAGATACGGTCAGACTGTTTGAGAGCAACGAAATTGAGAAAATGGGCGCTGCGGCGGATGTCATTATGAAAAGATGGCATCCCGAGCCGATAACGACGTTCGTCATTGGCCGCAACATAAATTATACAAATATATGCGATGTGTACTGCCGGTTTTGCGCGTTTTACCGCAGACCCGGTTCAGAAGAAGGCTATGTTCTGCCGGATGAGACGATTTTTGACAAAATCAGAGAAACCGTGGCCGTGGATGGAACCGAGATCCTGATGCAGGGCGGTACGAATCCCAATTTGCCGTTTGATTATTATACGAACCTGCTGCGTAACATCAAAGAGCGATTCCCCGGCATCACGATGCATTCCTTCTCCCCTGCGGAGATCATGAAGATGAAGGAGATCTCGGGGCTGTCCCTGGAGGAGACGGTGCGCCAGATTCATGCGGCAGGTCTCGATTCGCTGCCGGGAGGCGGCGCGGAAATCCTGGACAACCGCACTCGGCGCAAGATCAGCCGACTGAAGGGCTCGTGGCATGACTGGATGGACGTGATGCGGACAGCGCACCGGATCGGCATGAATACGACGGCAACAATGGTAATCGGCCTTGGCGAGAGCATGGAGGAACGCGCGCTGCATCTTCTCCGTGTGCGTGAAGCCCAGGACGAGTGCATTGAGCATAACTACAACTCGGAAGGGTTCCTGGCATTTATCTCCTGGACATTTCAGCCGGATAATACGAACCTTAAGCTGGACAGACAGACGCCTGAGGAATATCTCAAGACTGTCGCGGTCAGCCGGCTTGTGCTTGACAACATCAAGAACTTCCAATCCTCCTGGGTGACAATGGGCCCGGAGGTTGGCAAGCTGTCGCTGCAATACGGCTGCAACGATTTCGGCAGCACGATGATCGAGGAGAATGTCGTGTCCTCGGCGGGGGCGACGTACAAGGTCAACATCGAGTCGATCCTGCAAATCATCCGCGAGGCCGGCAAAATCCCGGCGACGCGCAACACACAATACGATATTCTGAAAGTATTCGACGACGTCTCCGCCAAAGTGCAGAGCGATTTTGTGATGCAGAACTGA